The following proteins come from a genomic window of Bos mutus isolate GX-2022 chromosome 23, NWIPB_WYAK_1.1, whole genome shotgun sequence:
- the LOC102284960 gene encoding histone H3.1, whose translation MARTKQTARKSTGGKAPRKQLATKAARKSAPATGGVKKPHRYRPGTVALREIRRYQKSTELLIRKLPFQRLVREIAQDFKTDLRFQSSAVMALQEACEAYLVGLFEDTNLCAIHAKRVTIMPKDIQLARRIRGERA comes from the coding sequence ATGGCTCGTACTAAGCAGACTGCCCGCAAGTCCACCGGCGGTAAGGCGCCGCGTAAGCAGCTGGCCACCAAGGCGGCCCGCAAGAGCGCGCCGGCCACCGGCGGTGTGAAGAAGCCGCACCGCTACCGCCCCGGCACGGTGGCCCTGAGAGAGATCCGCCGTTACCAGAAGTCCACGGAGCTGCTGATCCGCAAGCTGCCGTTCCAGCGGCTGGTGCGCGAGATCGCGCAGGACTTCAAGACCGACCTGCGCTTCCAGAGCTCGGCGGTGATGGCGCTGCAGGAGGCGTGCGAGGCCTACCTGGTGGGGCTCTTCGAGGACACCAACCTGTGTGCCATCCACGCCAAGCGCGTCACCATCATGCCCAAGGACATCCAGCTTGCCCGCCGCATCCGCGGGGAGAGGGCATAA
- the LOC106700689 gene encoding histone H2B type 1-C/E/F/G/I: protein MPEPAKSAPAPKKGSKKAVTKAQKKDGKKRKRSRKESYSVYVYKVLKQVHPDTGISSKAMGIMNSFVNDIFERIAGEASRLAHYNKRSTITSREIQTAVRLLLPGELAKHAVSEGTKAVTKYTSSK, encoded by the coding sequence ATGCCTGAGCCGGCTAAATCTGCTCCTGCTCCGAAGAAGGGCTCTAAGAAGGCGGTGACCAAGGCACAGAAGAAGGACGGGAAGAAGCGCAAGCGCAGCCGCAAGGAGAGCTACTCCGTGTACgtgtacaaggtgctgaagcaGGTACACCCGGACACTGGCATCTCGTCCAAAGCCATGggcatcatgaactccttcgtcAACGATATTTTTGAGCGTATCGCAGGCGAGGCATCGCGCCTGGCGCATTACAACAAGCGCTCAACCatcacatccagggagatccagaccgCCGTGCGCCTTCTGTtgcctggggagctggccaagcatgCCGTGTCTGAGGGCACCAAGGCTGTCACCAAATACACCAGTTCCAAGTAA
- the LOC102275786 gene encoding histone H3.1 has protein sequence MARTKQTARKSTGGKAPRKQLATKAARKSAPATGGVKKPHRYRPGTVALREIRRYQKSTELLIRKLPFQRLVREIAQDFKTDLRFQSSAVMALQEACEAYLVGLFEDTNLCAIHAKRVTIMPKDIQLARRIRGERA, from the coding sequence ATGGCTCGTACTAAGCAGACAGCCCGCAAGTCCACCGGTGGTAAAGCACCGCGCAAGCAGCTGGCTACCAAGGCGGCCCGCAAGAGCGCGCCGGCCACCGGCGGCGTGAAGAAGCCGCACCGCTACCGCCCCGGCACGGTGGCCCTGCGAGAGATCCGCCGCTACCAAAAGTCCACGGAGCTGCTGATCCGCAAGCTGCCGTTCCAGCGGCTGGTGCGCGAGATCGCGCAGGACTTCAAGACCGACCTGCGCTTCCAGAGTTCGGCGGTGATGGCGCTGCAGGAGGCGTGCGAGGCCTACCTGGTGGGGCTCTTCGAGGACACCAACCTTTGTGCCATCCACGCCAAGCGCGTCACTATCATGCCCAAGGACATCCAGCTTGCCCGCCGCATTCGCGGGGAGAGGGCCTAA
- the LOC106700688 gene encoding LOW QUALITY PROTEIN: histone H2A type 1-H (The sequence of the model RefSeq protein was modified relative to this genomic sequence to represent the inferred CDS: deleted 1 base in 1 codon), which produces MSGRGKQGGKARAKAKTRSSRAGLQFPVGRVHRLLRKGNYAERVGAGAPVYLAAVLEYLTAEILELAGNAARDNKKTRIIPRHLQLAIRNDEELNKLLGKVTIAQGGVLPNIQAVLLPKKTESHHKAKAL; this is translated from the exons ATGTCTGGTCGTGGC AAACAGGGCGGCAAAGCTCGCGCCAAGGCCAAGACTCGCTCCTCGCGGGCCGGACTCCAGTTCCCCGTGGGCCGAGTGCACCGCCTGCTCCGCAAGGGTAACTACGCTGAGCGGGTCGGGGCCGGGGCCCCGGTGTACCTGGCGGCGGTGCTGGAGTACCTGACAGCCGAGATCCTGGAGCTGGCGGGCAACGCGGCCCGGGACAACAAGAAGACGCGCATCATCCCGCGTCACCTGCAGCTGGCCATCCGCAACGACGAGGAGCTCAACAAGCTGCTGGGCAAAGTCACCATCGCTCAGGGTGGTGTCCTGCCCAACATCCAGGCGGTGCTGCTGCCCAAGAAGACTGAGAGCCACCACAAAGCTAAGGCTCTTTAA
- the LOC102276351 gene encoding LOW QUALITY PROTEIN: histone H2B type 1-C/E/F/G/I (The sequence of the model RefSeq protein was modified relative to this genomic sequence to represent the inferred CDS: inserted 1 base in 1 codon): protein MPEPAKSAPAPKKGSKKAVTKAQKKDGKKRKRSRKESYSVYVYKVLKQVHPDTGISSKXMGIMNSFVNDIFERIAGEASRLAHYNKRSTITSGELHQVSEGTKAVTKYTSSK, encoded by the exons ATGCCTGAGCCAGCGAAGTCCGCTCCTGCCCCGAAGAAGGGCTCCAAGAAGGCGGTGACCAAGGCGCAGAAGAAGGACGGCAAAAAGCGCAAGCGCAGCCGCAAGGAGAGCTACTCCGTGTACgtgtacaaggtgctgaagcaGGTCCACCCGGACACCGGCATCTCGTCCA CCATGggcatcatgaactccttcgtcAACGACATCTTCGAGCGCATCGCGGGCGAGGCGTCGCGCCTGGCGCATTACAACAAGCGCTCGACCATCACATCCGGGGAGCTACACCAAGTGTCTGAGGGTACCAAGGCCGTCACCAAGTACACCAGTTCCAAGTAA
- the LOC138983922 gene encoding histone H4: MSGRGKGGKGLGKGGAKRHRKVLRDNIQGITKPAIRRLARRGGVKRISGLIYEETRGVLKVFLENVIRDAVTYTEHAKRKTVTAMDVVYALKRQGRTLYGFGG, encoded by the coding sequence ATGTCTGGACGCGGCAAGGGCGGGAAGGGCCTTGGAAAAGGTGGCGCAAAGCGTCACCGCAAGGTTCTTCGCGATAACATCCAGGGTATTACCAAGCCCGCCATCCGTCGTCTGGCCCGGCGTGGAGGAGTTAAGCGTATTTCTGGCCTCATCTATGAGGAGACCCGCGGGGTGTTGAAGGTGTTCCTGGAAAATGTGATCCGTGATGCGGTCACCTACACCGAGCATGCCAAGCGCAAAACTGTCACCGCCATGGATGTGGTCTACGCGCTGAAACGCCAGGGCCGCACCCTCTACGGCTTTGGCGGTTAA